From the genome of Amycolatopsis sp. NBC_01488, one region includes:
- a CDS encoding SDR family oxidoreductase has protein sequence MILDRFKLTDQVAVITGAGRGIGAATAVALAEAGADVVIASRTSAQLDEVAGRVSAAGRRAVPVPVDLSSPDAAAALASVAVSEFGRLDLVVNNVGGTYPRPLLETTAEFLEEAFRFNVATAHALTVAAAPSLVRTGGSVVNISSVMGRLSGRGFAAYGTAKAALAHYTRLAAADLAPKVRVNAISVGSVATSALEIVVGNPELKAKMESATPLGKIGEAEDIAATVVFLASRAGGYITGKILEVDGGLQAPNLELGLPDLS, from the coding sequence GGACGCGGGATCGGCGCGGCCACCGCCGTGGCCCTCGCCGAAGCGGGCGCCGACGTGGTCATCGCCTCCCGTACTTCCGCCCAGCTCGACGAGGTCGCCGGGCGGGTCTCGGCCGCGGGCCGCCGCGCCGTCCCCGTGCCGGTCGACCTCTCCTCGCCCGACGCCGCGGCAGCGCTCGCTTCGGTGGCCGTGTCGGAGTTCGGCCGGCTCGACCTGGTGGTCAACAACGTCGGCGGCACGTACCCGCGGCCCCTGCTGGAGACGACCGCGGAGTTCCTCGAGGAAGCGTTCCGCTTCAACGTCGCGACGGCCCATGCGCTGACGGTGGCGGCGGCACCTTCGCTGGTGCGGACGGGCGGCTCGGTCGTCAACATCTCGTCGGTGATGGGCCGGCTCTCCGGCCGCGGCTTCGCGGCGTACGGGACCGCGAAGGCGGCCCTCGCCCACTACACGCGCCTGGCGGCGGCGGACCTGGCGCCGAAGGTGCGCGTGAACGCGATCTCGGTGGGCTCGGTGGCGACGTCGGCGCTGGAGATCGTCGTCGGCAACCCGGAGCTGAAGGCGAAGATGGAGTCGGCGACCCCGCTGGGCAAGATCGGCGAGGCCGAGGACATCGCGGCGACGGTGGTCTTCCTGGCGTCGCGGGCCGGCGGGTACATCACCGGCAAGATCCTCGAGGTCGACGGCGGCCTGCAGGCCCCCAACCTGGAACTGGGCCTGCCCGATCTTTCCTGA
- the lgt gene encoding prolipoprotein diacylglyceryl transferase yields the protein MIPAYLATIPSPDQGVWHLGPIPIRAYALCIIAGIIVAIWWGERRWAARGGTKGTVIDLAVFAVPFGLVGGRLYHVITDPELYFTEGKNPWNAFAIWDGGLGIWGAIALGAVGALIACRRKGIPLPAMADALAPGIVVAQAIGRIGNYFNQELYGAHTDLPWGLEVYQRFNPDDPGNTLNGVATGHIPLPESPVHPTFLYELIWNLLVALLVVWADRRFKLGHGRAFALYVAGYTVGRGWIETMRMDNANHILGLRVNVWTSILLFAAAVVYFVLAGKRGPRELPETLRSKDAPGPDEAPVEESSASAEEPEHAKVAAEASAEKPAEEAPAEEPKKTDQD from the coding sequence GTGATTCCCGCCTACCTCGCGACGATCCCGAGCCCCGACCAGGGGGTCTGGCACCTGGGACCGATCCCGATCCGTGCGTACGCCCTGTGCATCATCGCCGGCATCATCGTGGCGATCTGGTGGGGGGAGCGGCGCTGGGCCGCCCGCGGCGGCACCAAGGGCACGGTCATCGACCTGGCCGTGTTCGCCGTCCCGTTCGGCCTGGTCGGCGGCCGGTTGTACCACGTGATCACCGACCCCGAGCTGTACTTCACCGAGGGCAAGAACCCCTGGAACGCGTTCGCGATCTGGGACGGCGGCCTCGGCATCTGGGGCGCCATCGCCCTCGGCGCGGTGGGCGCGCTGATCGCGTGCCGCCGCAAGGGCATCCCGCTGCCGGCGATGGCGGACGCGCTCGCCCCGGGCATCGTCGTGGCGCAGGCCATCGGCCGCATCGGCAACTACTTCAACCAGGAGCTCTACGGCGCGCACACGGACCTGCCGTGGGGCCTGGAGGTCTACCAGCGCTTCAACCCGGACGACCCGGGCAACACGCTCAACGGGGTGGCGACCGGGCACATCCCGCTGCCGGAGAGCCCGGTCCACCCGACGTTCCTGTACGAGCTGATCTGGAACCTGCTGGTCGCGCTGCTGGTGGTCTGGGCGGACCGGCGCTTCAAGCTTGGGCACGGGCGCGCGTTCGCGCTGTACGTCGCCGGGTACACGGTGGGCCGCGGCTGGATCGAGACGATGCGGATGGACAACGCGAACCACATCCTCGGCCTGCGGGTGAACGTCTGGACGTCGATCCTGCTGTTCGCCGCGGCGGTGGTGTACTTCGTGCTCGCGGGGAAGCGCGGGCCGCGGGAGCTGCCGGAGACGCTGCGGAGCAAGGACGCGCCGGGGCCCGATGAGGCGCCGGTCGAGGAATCTTCGGCTTCGGCGGAGGAGCCCGAGCACGCGAAGGTGGCGGCGGAGGCTTCGGCCGAGAAGCCCGCTGAAGAAGCTCCGGCCGAAGAGCCGAAGAAGACCGACCAGGACTGA